A single genomic interval of Mucilaginibacter robiniae harbors:
- a CDS encoding OmpA family protein has translation MLLTGVVISSKLFAQTPDTTAMSKSYVQPFSGSDNFRTWSIGLNGGILTPYTILRGKENDYRTPNERWGYGGYIKKQILHSLGLQADFFRGHVQGTTPADATYAYNKFETKIKYAVDISANITIANINWLHNKSLLQPYVTVGGGSMAYSTSLYNSVSSSQNPNARSNDYHQFYIPVGAGLKVGLAPGINLDLGYQVNFVQSDNVDGYTYGNSNDKFAYAHAGLEFALGKRSKPQLARHNPVSSMRTEYLMSERALQMQLEQQKGQNDQLRNDLNTTNANLARLTTDSDGDGVLDIADKCPNTPAGTKVDGSGCALPTPVAPVRVYVTEEDRKVVKEAIRNLEFDLGKATIREHSFESLDRVAELLVNKNFSLKLAGHTDNTGSAELNLRLSKDRAESVKSYLVSKGANPSRIEATGYGQTQPIASNKTAAGRQQNRRVEFTLF, from the coding sequence ATGTTACTCACAGGAGTGGTAATCAGCAGCAAACTATTTGCACAAACTCCTGATACTACTGCCATGTCAAAAAGTTATGTGCAGCCATTCTCTGGCAGCGATAACTTCCGTACATGGTCAATCGGTTTAAATGGTGGTATTCTTACACCTTATACAATCCTGCGCGGTAAAGAGAACGACTACAGAACACCAAATGAAAGATGGGGTTACGGTGGTTACATCAAAAAACAAATTTTACACTCATTAGGCTTACAAGCCGATTTCTTTAGAGGTCACGTACAAGGCACTACACCTGCTGATGCAACTTATGCGTACAACAAGTTTGAAACTAAAATTAAATATGCGGTTGACATTAGTGCAAACATTACTATTGCAAACATCAACTGGTTACATAACAAGAGCTTGTTACAACCATATGTTACTGTAGGTGGTGGTTCAATGGCTTATAGCACATCATTGTACAATAGTGTATCTTCATCACAAAACCCAAATGCACGTAGCAATGATTACCACCAATTCTACATTCCAGTGGGTGCTGGTTTAAAAGTAGGTTTGGCTCCAGGTATCAACTTAGATTTAGGTTATCAAGTTAACTTTGTACAAAGTGATAACGTAGATGGTTACACTTACGGTAACAGCAATGATAAATTTGCTTACGCTCACGCTGGTTTAGAGTTCGCTTTAGGCAAACGTTCAAAACCACAATTAGCTCGTCATAACCCGGTATCTTCAATGCGTACTGAGTACTTAATGTCTGAGCGTGCTTTGCAAATGCAATTAGAACAACAAAAAGGACAAAACGATCAATTACGTAACGATCTGAACACTACCAACGCTAACTTAGCTCGCTTAACTACAGATAGCGATGGTGACGGTGTATTGGATATTGCAGATAAGTGCCCTAACACACCAGCTGGTACTAAAGTTGATGGTTCTGGTTGTGCACTGCCTACTCCAGTAGCTCCGGTAAGGGTATATGTTACTGAAGAAGACCGCAAAGTAGTTAAAGAAGCTATCAGAAACTTAGAGTTCGACTTGGGTAAAGCTACTATTCGTGAGCATTCTTTTGAAAGCTTAGACCGCGTAGCTGAATTGTTAGTAAACAAAAATTTTAGCTTGAAATTAGCTGGCCATACTGATAACACTGGTTCTGCTGAATTGAACTTGCGTTTATCAAAAGATCGTGCTGAATCTGTGAAATCTTACTTAGTAAGCAAAGGCGCTAATCCATCACGTATCGAAGCAACTGGCTATGGCCAAACCCAACCTATTGCATCAAACAAAACTGCGGCAGGTCGTCAACAAAACCGTCGTGTTGAGTTCACCCTGTTTTAA
- a CDS encoding nucleoside recognition domain-containing protein produces MALNYIWVALFLIAFVITLGKLIFLGDVDAFQKLVEGLFDSSKSSVMDIALPLIGNMALWLGILNIGEKAGAIRFLSRLVGPFFNRLFPEVPKNHPATGQMMMNFSANLLGLDNAATPLGLKAMSSLQELNPNPETASNAQIMFLVLHTSGLTLLPIGIIAQRAILGAHDPTDIFIPCIIATYVATVVGLLAVAVKQRINLLDSVVLAWLVGLTAFIGLVVWYFTVYLSHDQISLISKVTSNLLLFIIPIIFITGGLYKKVNVFEAFVEGAKGGFETSVRIIPYLVAMLAAISVFRTSGALGYFVDGFKWLFSFLQVDTRFTDALPVALMKPLSGSGARAMMLDTMKTFKPDSFIGRMACVFNGSADTTFYIVALYFGSVGIKKTRYAVPAGLIADLAGVIAAILVTYLFFG; encoded by the coding sequence ATGGCCTTAAATTATATTTGGGTAGCCTTATTCCTGATTGCGTTTGTAATTACTTTAGGTAAGCTTATATTTTTAGGTGATGTAGATGCGTTTCAAAAACTGGTGGAAGGTTTGTTTGATTCTTCCAAGTCGTCAGTGATGGATATTGCACTACCACTTATTGGCAATATGGCTCTTTGGCTAGGTATACTGAATATCGGTGAAAAGGCAGGTGCTATACGTTTTTTGTCACGGCTGGTAGGTCCATTTTTTAATCGTTTGTTTCCGGAAGTACCTAAAAACCATCCAGCTACCGGACAAATGATGATGAACTTTTCGGCTAACCTGCTGGGTCTGGATAATGCCGCTACCCCTTTAGGGCTGAAAGCAATGAGCAGCTTACAGGAACTAAACCCTAATCCGGAAACAGCTTCCAATGCACAAATTATGTTTTTGGTACTGCATACCTCTGGCCTTACCCTGCTGCCAATTGGTATTATTGCCCAACGGGCCATATTAGGTGCGCATGACCCGACTGACATTTTTATTCCGTGCATTATTGCCACCTACGTAGCTACTGTAGTTGGCTTGCTGGCAGTTGCTGTTAAACAACGTATCAATTTACTGGATAGTGTTGTACTAGCCTGGTTGGTAGGCTTAACAGCTTTTATTGGCTTAGTGGTATGGTACTTTACCGTTTATTTAAGCCATGACCAAATTAGTTTGATATCAAAAGTTACCAGCAACCTACTGCTGTTTATTATTCCGATCATTTTTATTACTGGTGGGCTTTATAAAAAAGTAAACGTGTTTGAGGCTTTTGTAGAAGGAGCCAAAGGCGGCTTTGAAACGTCGGTACGCATCATCCCCTACCTGGTGGCTATGCTGGCTGCCATCAGTGTATTTCGTACATCAGGCGCTTTGGGATATTTTGTAGATGGCTTTAAATGGCTGTTCAGTTTTTTGCAGGTAGATACCCGTTTTACCGACGCATTACCAGTTGCCCTCATGAAACCATTAAGCGGCTCGGGTGCCCGGGCCATGATGCTGGATACCATGAAAACATTTAAGCCTGACAGTTTTATTGGCCGCATGGCTTGCGTATTTAATGGTTCAGCTGATACTACATTTTATATAGTGGCTTTGTACTTTGGCTCGGTAGGTATCAAAAAAACACGTTATGCTGTGCCTGCGGGCTTAATTGCCGACTTGGCAGGCGTAATTGCCGCCATACTGGTTACTTATTTATTTTTCGGATAA
- a CDS encoding OsmC family protein: MSVIELSRVNGDYGFEAYDENGHTVRMDSNPEMGGQNFGVRPMQMLLMGLGGCSAIDVVSILKKQRQEITGYRMQIKGDREAGIEPSLWKNITIEIHLEGNVDEEKAKRAAELSFNKYCSVSTTLEKAGATINWQVFVHPAK; this comes from the coding sequence ATGTCTGTAATTGAACTAAGCCGTGTAAACGGAGATTATGGCTTTGAAGCCTATGATGAAAATGGCCATACTGTACGTATGGATAGTAACCCTGAAATGGGCGGCCAGAATTTTGGTGTACGCCCCATGCAGATGTTGCTGATGGGTTTAGGAGGATGCTCTGCAATTGATGTGGTGAGCATATTGAAAAAGCAACGGCAGGAGATAACCGGCTATCGAATGCAAATTAAAGGTGATCGTGAAGCTGGTATTGAACCTTCATTATGGAAAAATATCACCATCGAGATACATTTGGAAGGCAACGTTGATGAAGAAAAAGCTAAACGTGCTGCAGAATTATCATTCAATAAATATTGCTCAGTATCGACCACTCTTGAAAAAGCCGGCGCTACTATTAACTGGCAGGTGTTTGTACATCCTGCAAAATAA
- a CDS encoding trans-sulfuration enzyme family protein, which translates to MSDLHPISKAIRIQTPRTQQHEHSTPLYLTSSFTFDEAESMRAAFADESDDNIYSRFSNPNVDEFITKMCMLEGVDDGFATSTGMSAVFSSMLALLQQGDHLLCCSSVFGSTFTVVTKYLPRYGITCTLVPANDEAAWEAAVQPNTKMVYLETPTNPQLEVIDLAWAGAFSKKHNLILNVDNCFATPLLQKPAEYGADIIVHSATKWIDGQGRVMGGIIIGRADLVKEIYLFCRNTGPSLAPFNAWVLSKSLETLDVRLQRHCENALKIAETLQDHPQVAWVKYPFLPSHPQYEIAKKQMTSGGGILCFEIKGGLEAGRKFLDALDMLSVTANLGDSRSIASHPASTTHSKLTDKQRAAVGITPGLIRISAGLEKVEDIIADITQALEKSAV; encoded by the coding sequence ATGTCAGATTTACACCCTATAAGTAAAGCTATACGCATACAAACACCACGAACACAACAACACGAACATTCAACGCCGTTGTACTTAACCAGCAGCTTCACTTTTGATGAAGCCGAAAGTATGCGAGCTGCCTTTGCTGATGAATCGGATGATAATATATACAGTCGGTTCAGTAATCCTAATGTGGATGAATTTATTACGAAAATGTGTATGCTGGAAGGAGTAGATGATGGTTTTGCTACCTCAACAGGTATGAGTGCCGTATTCTCATCTATGCTGGCTTTGCTTCAGCAAGGCGACCATTTATTATGCTGTAGTTCTGTATTCGGGAGCACCTTTACTGTGGTTACCAAGTATCTGCCTCGTTATGGTATTACCTGTACATTGGTTCCGGCTAATGATGAAGCTGCCTGGGAAGCTGCCGTACAGCCTAACACTAAAATGGTGTACTTGGAAACGCCAACCAACCCTCAATTAGAAGTAATTGATTTAGCTTGGGCGGGTGCTTTCTCTAAAAAGCATAATTTAATTTTAAACGTAGATAATTGCTTTGCGACACCTTTATTGCAAAAGCCAGCTGAATATGGCGCTGATATCATTGTTCATTCGGCCACAAAGTGGATTGATGGGCAAGGCCGTGTAATGGGCGGAATTATTATAGGTCGTGCCGATCTGGTAAAAGAAATTTATTTGTTCTGCCGCAATACGGGACCATCTTTAGCACCTTTTAATGCTTGGGTACTTAGTAAAAGTTTAGAAACTTTAGATGTGCGCTTGCAACGTCATTGTGAAAACGCTTTGAAAATAGCCGAAACTTTACAAGATCATCCGCAAGTGGCTTGGGTAAAATATCCATTTCTGCCCAGCCACCCACAATATGAAATTGCTAAAAAGCAAATGACTTCAGGCGGCGGTATATTGTGTTTCGAAATAAAGGGCGGCTTGGAAGCAGGTCGTAAGTTTCTGGATGCTTTAGATATGCTTTCTGTTACCGCCAACTTGGGCGATAGCCGCAGTATCGCTTCGCATCCTGCCAGCACTACACATTCTAAACTAACAGATAAACAACGTGCTGCCGTAGGCATTACCCCGGGGCTTATCCGTATATCAGCTGGATTAGAAAAGGTTGAAGATATTATTGCTGATATTACACAAGCACTTGAGAAAAGCGCTGTGTAA